In Thermodesulfovibrionia bacterium, a single genomic region encodes these proteins:
- a CDS encoding DUF6236 family protein gives MPNQALFYPHIDIHDDQWLKTSLLYWDELRTIVPESIESPYQSNSTAALYDMGILTPIRVNSEMEEINKLSEQVLTYLSTNEGARIIASNGNRGAVIHSEKLPYRLEELAHIHPEKFPQHIRNELRNVFGDVDERGWLRVDDGFANFYMTLLASQLSERTGASLVTSDSMANDLAVAVHLDAQLGRKISNVVDGDWHHMRRRWREYEAFGQRDVRPPVVAEGLLANLSLTKICITEDSSIDDILSFKRHHSDELGLFHQKISALCSGIDEDLPVEALQEKVASIYKNQVEPSINNLKAALSGRNIKWKAEGLMKISVVSASSYSALAVAGLSTPMALLAGAGISLTAMGVLHNIDKRIETRSSPFAYLMSAERNFAKVV, from the coding sequence GTGCCGAACCAAGCTCTATTTTACCCCCACATAGATATTCACGACGATCAGTGGCTTAAGACCTCCTTGCTCTATTGGGATGAATTGCGAACAATTGTCCCTGAATCAATCGAATCTCCCTACCAAAGCAACTCAACAGCTGCGCTTTATGATATGGGAATATTGACTCCGATACGCGTGAACTCGGAAATGGAGGAAATCAATAAGCTTTCTGAGCAAGTTCTTACATATCTATCAACGAATGAAGGGGCGAGGATAATTGCAAGTAACGGCAACAGGGGGGCTGTCATACACTCGGAAAAATTACCGTATAGGCTTGAAGAACTCGCCCATATACATCCTGAAAAATTTCCGCAGCACATTAGGAATGAGCTGAGGAATGTTTTCGGAGATGTAGATGAAAGAGGTTGGCTTAGAGTGGATGATGGTTTTGCCAATTTTTACATGACGCTACTTGCATCCCAGCTTTCAGAGAGAACGGGAGCGTCTCTTGTAACTAGCGATTCAATGGCGAATGATTTAGCTGTTGCCGTTCACCTAGATGCCCAACTAGGTCGAAAGATATCTAATGTGGTTGACGGTGATTGGCATCACATGAGAAGGCGCTGGCGAGAATATGAAGCGTTTGGGCAAAGAGATGTACGTCCTCCGGTTGTAGCAGAAGGGCTTCTTGCGAATTTATCTCTTACTAAAATATGTATAACGGAAGACAGCTCTATAGACGATATTCTCAGCTTCAAGAGGCATCATTCAGATGAGCTTGGACTTTTCCACCAGAAAATCTCCGCACTTTGCAGTGGGATTGACGAAGATCTACCCGTGGAGGCGCTGCAGGAGAAAGTAGCTTCGATTTACAAGAATCAAGTAGAACCTTCAATTAACAATCTGAAAGCAGCACTGAGCGGAAGGAATATCAAATGGAAAGCGGAAGGTTTAATGAAAATATCGGTAGTGTCAGCTAGCTCATATTCAGCTCTTGCTGTTGCGGGCTTATCAACGCCAATGGCATTATTGGCTGGCGCGGGAATTTCACTTACCGCCATGGGGGTTCTTCACAATATTGATAAACGCATTGAAACAAGAAGCTCCCCATTTGCCTACTTAATGAGTGCGGAGAGAAATTTTGCAAAAGTCGTATAA